A single genomic interval of Aureliella helgolandensis harbors:
- a CDS encoding prenyltransferase/squalene oxidase repeat-containing protein, which produces MKSGLGRACVAIMVLFGSLNSGALGQVDQAQLQRTVDRGLEYLRTRGQADDGAVSPKIGIGVTALAATAMLQNGATIADPHVAKAVKIVASATQPDGGLYADDSRLRMYETCVAMLCLKMANQSGTYDGQLAKASAFLRGEQFNEADGKTPADEEYGGAGYGGKSRPDLSNTAFFIEALKSMGNPENDAAIAKALTFVSRCQNLESQYNTHPDASKVDDGGFYYTVIGEGVSAAGETADGGLRSYGSMTYSGFKSMLYAGLTPEDPRVKAARTWIEKNYSLSKNPGLGDAGLYYYYHLFAKALSVAGIDTLVDSQGVEHDWRAELVDHLASLQRGDGSWVNSNTQWMEGDPNLATTFSLLALSHCRTQ; this is translated from the coding sequence ATGAAAAGCGGTCTGGGTCGCGCGTGCGTGGCAATCATGGTCTTGTTCGGTTCTTTGAACTCGGGAGCACTGGGGCAGGTGGATCAGGCACAGCTCCAGCGCACCGTCGATCGGGGGCTGGAGTATTTGAGGACGCGAGGGCAAGCGGACGATGGAGCGGTGAGTCCTAAGATTGGAATCGGCGTGACAGCATTGGCGGCGACCGCCATGCTCCAGAATGGTGCCACGATTGCCGATCCGCATGTGGCTAAAGCGGTCAAAATTGTTGCTAGTGCGACACAGCCCGACGGCGGGCTCTATGCAGATGATTCCAGGCTACGGATGTACGAAACCTGCGTCGCCATGCTGTGCTTGAAAATGGCGAATCAATCCGGTACCTACGATGGGCAACTCGCGAAGGCTTCGGCATTCCTAAGAGGAGAGCAATTCAATGAGGCTGATGGGAAAACCCCTGCGGACGAAGAGTATGGAGGAGCCGGCTATGGTGGCAAGTCGCGACCGGATCTCTCGAATACTGCCTTCTTCATCGAGGCTCTCAAGTCGATGGGGAATCCCGAGAACGATGCGGCAATCGCCAAGGCATTAACGTTTGTATCTCGCTGTCAGAATCTAGAAAGCCAATATAACACACATCCCGATGCGTCCAAGGTTGATGATGGTGGATTTTACTACACGGTGATCGGTGAAGGCGTTTCTGCGGCCGGAGAAACGGCAGATGGTGGGTTGAGAAGCTACGGGTCGATGACGTACTCGGGTTTCAAGAGCATGCTCTACGCAGGTCTGACGCCCGAAGATCCTCGGGTAAAAGCGGCCCGCACTTGGATTGAGAAAAACTACTCTCTATCTAAGAATCCGGGGCTGGGAGATGCTGGCTTATACTATTACTACCATCTTTTTGCCAAAGCCCTGAGCGTTGCCGGAATTGACACGCTGGTCGATTCGCAGGGAGTGGAGCATGATTGGAGAGCGGAATTGGTCGATCACCTAGCGAGCCTGCAACGAGGGGATGGATCTTGGGTGAATAGCAACACTCAGTGGA